The nucleotide sequence aaatatttagaataaaatattaaattaacaaaatacaaaaaatatcatgttcttttttttctaatttataatgttgattttagtgaattttttaGATAGACTTTTTTTGAAGATGTATTTTACGTGAATATTTGCAAATGGATAGATGAATGCACACAtaaacgaacatttttttgctgtaaatagttcttttttttctaagtaagaatttattaaatatattcatGAGAATAATCGAAAAAATTGcgttttaattattaaaattgcagAATCGAATATTAGagtagaggaaggctttcacgcttcgcacacactttgcCTCTGAACACTGAAACTGACCTATCTATAGCAATTATATTTTAatgctagtcttaagtcacacttttcctaaaaaaaatatgtcagattcattaagggaacggaaaaatatgaaatgttcgaagctaaAATGTGTGTGAAGCCTCAAAACCTCTCCCTAACTCTTAATTTTTATccttatagtaggtgagattgttaagaatctcacctaataatgtGATATTCTTTCTAAGGGCCCAAATACATTCAGGCTAgtcttcaagaatatttagtttagtgTCCAAAATTTGGCTGtcaggaaaattccatgaagtcgaaatttaattccttttctttcttacatGCTTtttatatgtctatctcattctctcgcacccttcttctttttcttttaaatatcacagcagattcaatttagctcaattgaatttgacatgcaaaagaatgagatagtcatatgcaaaacatgtgagaaagaaagggattcgaatttcgacttcatgaaattttcctaatctaaaaaatgtgccggagccataatgatTTGTCtgaaactgtcatacactgagactTTAGAATCAacaattagaggtcctttgtattttttgtttaattttttactgcaaaattttacaggcttaatattctcaaggatcagcttACGATTGGCTAATCTTTTGTTTTAAGGCTATTCAATATGAGAAGAAAAGATCTGCTGATTGCTGATACAATTTACTGCTAAAGCAGTATCTTAAGTTCGGGTTAGTTTGACACCCCCTGTTTGTAAACTTTTAAAATCCAATCTATCATGTCTGATccgtaaagaccatccttaagttctagaaacgATGATCTACTATTTCAGGAAGGTGTTCCTATTCGATTCCAAAGCGTTCCTAGGCTGAATCTTATAAAATATGTCTCCCTCGAGATCAGTGTCCTTCTTCATTTAAGGATTTTGATCGGAAGGAGTGAAAAGATATCCTGAATGTCCTAAACAAGTAGatggtttcaaaaaaaaaaatgaaacggtAAGTTTACAGCTTATAGTTATGGTTACTCCTAAAgcctttaaaaaaatccatgatCATATTTATTACGACCAAATGAGAATTAAAGGAAAGGGGTAGATAAAACTATGCCACTTCTATGTTCACTCGAATCCGGATTGatcgattttatttaaatcttatGGATCTGTCGATCTACAAAAAATATGCTGATTTCTGCTGATCTACATGAATCGTGATTCGTCGATTTCTGCAGAAATCGACGAATATCTGTCAATCTTGTACAAAATCGTAGCGATCGTCATATTTTGTAAAAACCTGCCGATCTGTCAATGTTTTGTAATGATATTGATTGTGTTAATCTGCGAAAATCGTGTCGATCTACTTTCAGAAAGATTCTGCCGATCTcctgaatttataaaaatcataTCGATTTGTTCATCTATTTGTAATGATCTTGTCAATCCATACTTCTGCAAAAATCGTACCGATCCATCGATTTTGTAAAGATCGTGTCAATCTGTCAACTTTAGCAAAGATTATAACGATTTGCCGATTCTTGACACTATATCGGCGGTAATATGTAGATTTTTTGCTCATAGTTTACTGCGAAAACCAATTTATTCTCCCCTCCATTAGAGGTCCTAAAATCGAGtcccggccaaaatcccgaaatttcCATTAATCCattaatttcatctctttcaggattttgaacattcgggattttggctttcgagattttggctttcgtaattttggcgttcgagatttaataaatataacTGTTTTTACCATACATTACCTCAAATATTTCGATgttgaaatatattttgaaagttaTTTACTTAGTATAACATTTTGTTAAAGTTTTCAACGACgtgcaataaatatttgattacgAGTCTAATTATCTAATTTTGTAAAGAAGGTTATGATGGAAATTGTGGTTATGTTATAGACATAACCTAAAGAATGTCCGGTATATTATTTCAATTCCAAAAGCAAATAATAtccgttttttttaattaagccatattataagtaaataaatcaatttgttgTAGCGAATTAAAGAAAGAGTTTCTTTCATTTAAAACTTCATAGAGTCGCAATTCAGCGTATTTTAAAGACATaacattaggggagaccggggcagaagtagccagtaaatgaaatttttcattgcgtataattttttattaaaatgtttgcaTTGTGCTAacaaatacttcaataaataggaagggaagtgtaattttggaataaatagtggtttctTCAGTATTCCTTCTATGACAAGCTATAACttcccactgtctaataccatgcgtggctaattctaccccggtctcccttatatctaaaacaaatatcttctgGGGTAGACAAAAAATTAGCTACAACAAACTATTTTTTAATCTAATTGAACAAAGAAACTCCAAGTTCTATTGAGCTAAAAATCTATGTAAATCAAAGAGTTATTGTAATTTTGAAGTTCTTTTTGAATATCCAATTCACCTAGCGCGCCAAAATTCTTAACGAAACTCTTCATCAAGTTcatcaaatttggatttaaCTTCAAGCAGTTGGACGACTGTTTCTGACTTAAAATTAATTGGAACAATCATGGAGAGAAAAATTTGCGTGTCATGCGTGTGATACTAAAGTAAATAGAATGATATTAATATAGAGAAAGAGTTGAGGTATTTGAATTTCTTGCGAGAAAGAATAATGCAGAAATTAGACAAAAATGTAAGTCTTATAATACTTAACATATCTGTTAGAATgttgagaatatttttaaatgaatagaaGTTCATGGAAGTGGAGATTCCGGTGCCTTGGGGACACGTTGCTGGAAAATGGTATGGACCAGCAGATATCAGACCAATTCTCATGATTCACGGATGTTTGGACAATGCAGGGACTTGGGATACTCTAATTCCACTCCTGCCTAAAGATGGTATTAGCTACTTAGCCATTGACCTGCCTGGACATGGATTTTCATCCCACATTCCTGAGGGAATGATCTACAGTCATTTTGATTATATCTGGCTCATTCACCGAATCAGAAAGATTTACAACTGGCCAAAGGTCTCTTTGATTGGGCATTGTCTTGGAGCGATATTATCCTTCCTGTATGctggaatatttcccaaaaatgtGGATATGGTAATCAACCTGGATGGAATGATTCCGTCAACTAATCCAAGTATTCTAATCAATAGAATGAAGTCTGGACTTCATTCGAGTTTGATAATAACTTCGAGTTTGATAAGTCATCATCTAATATCAAAATCCCAGCCAACATATTTCAAGGAAGAACTTGTAGAAAGGATGATTGCAAGTTCCTACAATTCCCTTTCTCCTGCAGACTGTGAATACTTATTCAGACGAGGGATCAAGAAAAGCTCCAGGGAACCTAATAAATTTACTCTAAGAAGCGATGCTAGAGTGAGAATGCTGGATGTCATAGCTCATTCTCAAGAAGATTATCATACATTGGCGAGGGAAATTCAGTGCCCGATCTTATACATCAGTGCTGATTTTAGAGATACTCCTAGATCGAGAAAATTCAATGAGAATCAGAAAACGATTGAGGAGTTTATGGAGGAGAATACTCCTCTGTTTGAGTACCAGGAAGTATCAGGGAAGCATCATGTCCATTTGACACATCCAGAACGTGTTTCTGGACTAATAACCAAATTCATTCTCAAGTGCAGGGCACCaaagagtaaaatttaatttaaaatttaaagtattgATAGATTTTTATGTAATGTTTTATACTTAAGAGATTTAAGGATTTAAGTAGAtctgtataaaaaaatttaatatatatttataggggaaagtgcccatgcttcacaccgtcccaagctttacaatgactaaatttttcgaatgtttttcaataaaagtggctcatcttttttatatttcaaaaactaggggaaagtatcttatttttaaaatatattgcggagtcgtatttattcagaaatataggaaaaattttgtcattgtaaagcttggggggaccgtgcaaagcatgggcactttcccctaaataattttgagcaaaattgagCATTGAATACATTGATAGAGAATTCaagctttaaaaattttattaaaaatgttttataaggcatgaaatatttcaaatttcacttgataaaaagagaaattaaacCGAATCTGCTGAAAAGTATCTGATATAAAGAATTTCAGTTGTAACTTTAACGCCGATTAATTCGTTAAAGAAGAGATAGAGGGGACAGAGGCTTCTatctctaaatttaaattttttaagctGGCTTTATCTGTGcagaatttcacttgaaaataagaaaaattgaataagcataattctcaaaaaaacatAGGTAtgttttttctctcaaaattagattttttgaaataatttaattttaaatgtagggtagagtcagcccttttcgccacctaatacaaaacaactaatttaaggcatttaagaataagtagcatttcaacactcataatgtgttctgttctaatatcccaatacgttattacgtctcttaattaattgaaattcgttttagaACAGGTgacgaaaagtactgaaacaagcataattggggaaaatgcatatttttcaatgagattctttAAAATTCCAAAGACGTATTCTAGATATATAGacagatattgcttcaaagtatctttatacaaaaatttattttagtctgacaaaaatatcacaccttacgaggcccctaaagcttaatgggggcaaaaagtactgactctaccctattttaatcagttttagtgtaaaataaatttatttttcaaagcttAACACGAGGTTTAAGTTTATACCTTgtaaatttctctcagtgcacttGATTGAATCTCCCGCCAAAATATTTAACGAAGTTTTACGCATGATTGTGACATGGAGAAGAGTGGGAGAATAAAAGACTGATAAAATCTCACAAGAATATCATAAAAAATGATAGTGATTTAGTGGTTTTCATGACGTGCAGATCTTCTGTGAAAAATTATGGAGAAATTGGAAGATCCAGTAAGTTAAACTGCCAATCAAAGTGCTATTTCTCTGACTATAAAGAATCCCTTTCAATATACAGAACTTCACGGAAGTGAAGATTCCCGTGCCTTGGGGCCATGTAGCTGGGAAATGGTATGGTCCAGCAGATGTCAAACCAATTCTCATGATTCACGGATGGTTGGACAACGCAGGATCATATGATACCTTAATACCACTCCTGCCTAAAGATGGCATTAGCTACTTAGCAATTGACCTGCCTGGACATGGATTTTCATCTCACATTCCTGAGGGAATGACCTACAGTCACTATGACTATGTGTGGCTCATTCATCGAATCAGAAAGATTTACAACTGGCCAAAGGTCTCCCTGATTGGGCACTCTCTTGGAGCGATATTGTGCTTCCTATATGCTGGAATATTTCCTCAAAATGTGGACATGGTAATCAATCTAGACGGTATGATTCCCTTTACTAGTCCAGAATTTGTGATTGGTATGCTGGAAGCAGGACTTGCAAAAACTTCGACATTGATAGCTCATCATATGACACCAAAATCCCAGCCAACATATTCTAAAGAAGAACTTGTAGAAAGGATGATTGCAAGTTCCTACAATTCCCTTTCTCCTGAAGACTGTGAATACTTATTCAGACGAGGGATCAAAAAAAGCTCCAGAGAACCTAATAAATTTACTCTAAGAAGCGATGCCAGAGTGAAAATGATACATATAATATCCCTTTCTCAAGAGAACTATCATACATTAGCGAGGGAAATTAAATGCCCAATATTATACATCAGTGCTGATTCTAAGCGAAATACTCCAAGATCGAGAAAATTCAATGAGAATCAGAAGACGATAGAGGAATTTATGCAGAAGAATACTCCTCTGTTTGAGTACCAGGAAGTATCAGGGAAGCATCATGTCCACTTGACGCATCCAGAACGAGTTTCTGGAACAATGACCGATTTTATTCTCAAGTACAGGACACCaaagagtaaaatttaattCAGGGGAAAGGTGTGACACTTAATTAGTTAGTTAATTTGTAATtgttgtatttaaaaaatgtggttggagaaaataatataaatggttttttgacaaaatcgaATGCCGAATTTCAatgacaattttaaatttatttttcttgtataatTCCTGATTTCTGAATTATCTAGAAATTACCGTTTcggttcactgagagaaatccgaaaaagttaaaataacattccggaaatgttaattttaccctacagtattgatccaaaatcggtgtaaatattaccctttttaggtgtattaggggttaaaggtacccctttcatgttaattttacctaaaTCATGTAAAATCATGTAaaatttacacctaaaaagtgttaaaaatatgaggaaaaaatgttaatcgcaccctctcttTTTCTTACTGTTACGGACGGTTTTACATCTACCGGTGTAGCGTTCAAACGATTCGAACACTAGGTGATAATAGTCTTCTGCTTTTTGGTAACCCGTCCCAAAATGTGGAGATCCTCTTCAGACATTGATCTTCCTTTTctcacatttctttttttaatttttgcttttatttCCGTATAACCGTTTTTAggacaatttttaaaacattcgatgagtaatttttaagcCCTTGGGTCCTGGATTCTTTTATAAACCCATTAGAACAAAATACTAAAAGGAAATACTAGAGATGAAAAGTTCATATTTCGGAATCTACTTCTTACAGTTTAATGGATGATTATTGCGAAgagataagaaatttatttattaacccATTAAGGACGTTTGGGTCACTAGtgacccaaaaacaaaattttgcctACGGCCTCTAAACTTTGCcataaaaagtcagaaaaattatttttttgacctCCAAATTtggaccctctcgtccttaaagggttaaggacgagagggtccgAGGAAGAGTGGGATACAGGTGtctcaaaaaaacaaaaacatttttttgactatagaaagttgtTTTGTCTTCTAAATCATCCGaaaaattggatttatttttgggacaccggtgttccattcgTCCTTAACCATTTAAGGATGAGAGGGtttaaaattgggggtcagaaaaaatctctTTTACTGCCCTTTTAATAACGCAACATGACTTTAAATGGCCGTaagaaaaacttcatttttgtgtcaccggtgacccaatcgtccttaactctttcgtctcttttgggactgtagtacccaaagcagcatatgaatgttctgcgaaaaacaatgtttttcaattattcagaactgataaaaattcgattcttatggatgattacaaactataaggatgtccaaatataagatattttttgtaggacctcaattaattcctgagcttagatatttttgattaaaaattgtgaaattggcttgcagcatatgctgcggtccggaaagagttaaagagttaaaggtttaaccctttaaggacgattggaacaccggtgtcccataaggaaaataatttttcccaactacctaaacttatttttttcttatgtttatacgtaattgcaaagtacaaGGTTGAATGAATTaaggatatttttttacaagtctccagctatttgctctatagtaaatatttaagcttaaaaatgactaatttttaaattctcatattaaaaaattattttaaatattttttatacttccaatattttttaagcaaaaccgttttggaaaaagaaactaacataataaacaaaataaataataaacataatatttttcattagactgaaaattatttttcattagtatagtcagaaaaattacttaaaattttagtctatttttgtccctatcgctcgtagaagtaaaaaatgcaccgaatcagactctgttggattttccaaagtcagatataagacgtttcattgattttgtttatcggttaaatttttattgttgattttcagtccgcaaAAAGTGTtacgtcgttaaagggttaaagagttAAGGGGCGCTAGGAGACGCTTCAAACATGAGTTATAACgctcactgaatttaaattctttacattaaattaatacaaaaaatatttattaatatagtgtaactatctaagaaaagaatttgtcaccCAGAATGCAAATCAGGAGgtagaatgaaggaaaatattagcAAAATCGATGCGATGTCAAACTTTTTTTGTCAGGCTACTTTTCCTACGTTATTACGAACTGAAATatcaaaagaaaagttttttctgGCACCGTTTTGAATATCAATTGtgcagaaataaattattcaaaatcgtacAGTTTGCTTATGATGTATAATACGATAAACTGCAAGGGGTTAGGAGACCAGAAGacgaattctgtaacaatatgacaatgtcatacgacaaatttaaatttttttatgtggaaaattcgggataattacttgaaaattcgattcaTATCATTTGCTAAGAGCTTTATAAAGCTGCATAAAACGGCCCATCGGAACTCAATGGTCTTTAATGTTTTTCTGATCTAGAATTTACAAagacaatttgtcatatgacattgtcatataaTTACAGAATTGCCCTACAGAATTTTTTGTATATCTTGAGAATAAATGGATGAAAACCTAATCCGGCGTTCTAGCTATTTTAGAGAATCTCTCGGACAAAAACTTAAGGTTGAAAAATCGATCcttacataataaaaaaataatgtttagaaatcTCGCTTGTGGGACAAGGACTATTTTTTATGttacaaaatattcttgaacGCTCTACTAAATTGTATTTAAGCCTAATAAGAATCCCAATCATCGTGAAAGGGTTAATCTCCCGCCAAAAAAATAACGAAAGCTGCTTTGACATGCCCGAAACTCTAGAGGAGGGAAGATAAGACCTCCAAAGAACGAGGTAAAATGATAATAAAGTAAGTGGTCTCAATTACGTGCAGAATTTCAgtgaggaaaatgaagaaaattaaagagACTGTAAGttaaaatgcttcaaaaactatttttctgaaattaaaataaatctctcTGGCACGAAAGCAGGAGTTTACAGAAGTGAAGATCCCCGTGCCTTGGGGCCATGTAGCTGGAAAATGGTATGGTCCAGCAGATGTCAGACCAATTCTTATGATTCACGGATGGTTGGACAATGCAGGGACTTGGGATACTTTAATTCCACTCCTGCCTAAAGATGGTATTAGCTACTTAGCCATTGACCTGCCTGGACATGGATTTTCATCCCATATTCCTGAGGGAATGATCTACAGTCACTATGACTATGTGTGGCTCATTCATCGAATCAGAATGATTTACAACTGGCCAAAGGTCTCCTTGCTTGGTCATTCCGTGGGTTCAATATTGTGCTTTCTCTACTCAGGAATCTTCGCTCAATATGTGGACATGATTATCGGATTGGACCTAATAATTACCTTTACGGATGCAAGGCTTGTGACCAATGTATTACAAGTTAGTCTCTCCCGGGCTACCACATTAATGCTCCATCACATGACACCTGAATCCCAGTCAACATATACAAAAGAAGAACTTGTAGAGAGATTGGTGGCAAATTCCTACGATTCCCTCTCACCAAAAGACTGCGAGTATTTTCTGAGACGAGGGATGAAGAGGAGCAAGAGCAAACCCGGTAGATTTAAATTAACCAGTGATCCCAGAGTTAAAATGTATTCTTGGATATCGTTGTCCCAGGAAAATTACCATAGTTTAGCAAAGGAAATTACCTGTCCAATTATCTTCATTAGTGCTAATATTAAGCGAAATATCCCTAACAAAGAAATTACTGCTGCTAATGAAAAAACTATTGTAGATTTTATGAAGGAGAACATGCCAAATTTTAAGCATCATATCGTTTCAGGGAAGCATCACGTGCATTTATCGGATCCAGAACGTGTTTCTGGGATCATTTCTGACTTTATCCTCAAACATCGAGGACCAAAGAGTAAGATTTAGTTAGTTATGAAGATGTATGATGTGAATATTCAGGGAAAGTTAGGAAAGCTACATTTCACCTAATATTTAACGAAGTGGTTAAACTGACGTGAAGATAATATGAAGGCAGGACAcgaatgtcccttccggaagcgtcagtggaaaaatgattttaaactcAGAGAAAAGATCTTCTCAGTTTCCCATAGCTTTCGGCGTACTgcacgccttcctcagtggctatttatgccaataaaattttcctctctagccactgaggaaggcgtgcAGTACGCCGAAAGCTATGGGAAACTGAGAAGATTTTTTCTCTgagttgaaaatcatttttccactgatgcttccggaagggacattcgTGTCCTGCCTTCATATAATATTTAAGcgtggaaattttttttacatggaAGGGGGAAAATATTCAAGAGATTTTTACTACACTTTAGCCATAAAATTAGTAaagagattaaataaattagaataAATAGGATTTAATAAagtgtactctgaaaaaaatatcttgttgaACGAACAAATTGAtcatgttaaaattttgtcaaaaggatgttatttactaatttgacaaaacttttctcacattttatataaaaaaaaacatccttttgacaaacatttaacaaaatttaattggtcgccgatttgacaaaacttttccatattctgtatggaagaacatccttctcacaaacttttcttgttaatttgacaagacGAAGATTTTTCAGAGTACGTATACATAAAAGGATGATAAGTGTTGGAAACGCGAGCGCTAACTGgcggaaatatttgaagatttattatgtaagcccttccggcacatttgtcagtctttttgtagaaagcgtggcgtgacgtgcatttgtgaattttcataggaaaagaatttgcgtaagttaggatatttcctcatgttaaaaatctatttaatttagtaatatttattggttagatttggctgaactccttgggagacgatcaagctaagtcctgagtcaggaaaaagagttatataacttggtaggttcgataaacgattgaaagaaatttaaaatggcgtcaggataaaaattattaattgaattacaggttgtaaactttcaaaaagcttgaggttggtggaagcaaacggaggccgtttgagattaaagtaaggattgaattgtttgaattaaagaaatgaattgaagtgtatatttattttagggaccaccaacattcatttattcatttgtAATCAGCCATTTAGTCATCGCCAAAGTAATCAAGTCCTTGCAGTCCGCCACGGGGAAattgagttaataaaaataaatacagtccacTATCTCTTGATTTGTTTGACCCAGGGGACTTGGTCCCCAACAAGTGGTCCTTCTCACCGTGGATCAGTGACAAGTGGTCCTTCTCACCGTGGATCAGTGACTGCAACGGACTGCAGAGGATTTGATTGTTCTGTCCGGAAAGGACCGCGATTGTCGCGATTGTGATTCTTGATTTGTGAGGGCTTTCCAGACGAATAGCACGATGCCTCGCAAGAGCCAAAGGGCAACAAAAGGTCGACCTCCAACTCGTTATGGCTTTGATGAGGAGGATAACGACCTTGAACTGACTCTCACTCAGGCTAAGATTGAGAGAACACGTAAGGAAATGGAGTTTTTGTCATTGCGGGAAAAGGAACTTGAGTTGCGCCAAAGTATGATGAAATCTAAGCGGATGAATTCACCAACAATTCTGGGGGATGTCCAGGGGGATATTCCAAGGACCTCAACACCTTTTTCATCGAATTCACGCAAGAAAGTTGAACTTTTCAACCCTCTGGTTACGAGGGGAAATGTCGTGTCTGATGATGAAGAGGCACCAGTGAATCTGGACGTGATCGTTGACAGGTTTGCAGAGTTCCAGAAGAAACTGATTGACGACGCAGCCCCGAAGAAGGA is from Phlebotomus papatasi isolate M1 chromosome 1, Ppap_2.1, whole genome shotgun sequence and encodes:
- the LOC129800069 gene encoding serine hydrolase-like protein isoform X1 yields the protein MKKIKETQEFTEVKIPVPWGHVAGKWYGPADVRPILMIHGWLDNAGTWDTLIPLLPKDGISYLAIDLPGHGFSSHIPEGMIYSHYDYVWLIHRIRMIYNWPKVSLLGHSVGSILCFLYSGIFAQYVDMIIGLDLIITFTDARLVTNVLQVSLSRATTLMLHHMTPESQSTYTKEELVERLVANSYDSLSPKDCEYFLRRGMKRSKSKPGRFKLTSDPRVKMYSWISLSQENYHSLAKEITCPIIFISANIKRNIPNKEITAANEKTIVDFMKENMPNFKHHIVSGKHHVHLSDPERVSGIISDFILKHRGPKSKI
- the LOC129799332 gene encoding probable serine hydrolase; its protein translation is MQKLDKNKFMEVEIPVPWGHVAGKWYGPADIRPILMIHGCLDNAGTWDTLIPLLPKDGISYLAIDLPGHGFSSHIPEGMIYSHFDYIWLIHRIRKIYNWPKVSLIGHCLGAILSFLYAGIFPKNVDMVINLDGMIPSTNPSILINRMKSGLHSSLIITSSLISHHLISKSQPTYFKEELVERMIASSYNSLSPADCEYLFRRGIKKSSREPNKFTLRSDARVRMLDVIAHSQEDYHTLAREIQCPILYISADFRDTPRSRKFNENQKTIEEFMEENTPLFEYQEVSGKHHVHLTHPERVSGLITKFILKCRAPKSKI
- the LOC129800072 gene encoding probable serine hydrolase, whose product is MEKLEDPNFTEVKIPVPWGHVAGKWYGPADVKPILMIHGWLDNAGSYDTLIPLLPKDGISYLAIDLPGHGFSSHIPEGMTYSHYDYVWLIHRIRKIYNWPKVSLIGHSLGAILCFLYAGIFPQNVDMVINLDGMIPFTSPEFVIGMLEAGLAKTSTLIAHHMTPKSQPTYSKEELVERMIASSYNSLSPEDCEYLFRRGIKKSSREPNKFTLRSDARVKMIHIISLSQENYHTLAREIKCPILYISADSKRNTPRSRKFNENQKTIEEFMQKNTPLFEYQEVSGKHHVHLTHPERVSGTMTDFILKYRTPKSKI
- the LOC129800069 gene encoding serine hydrolase-like protein isoform X2, with product MKKIKETEFTEVKIPVPWGHVAGKWYGPADVRPILMIHGWLDNAGTWDTLIPLLPKDGISYLAIDLPGHGFSSHIPEGMIYSHYDYVWLIHRIRMIYNWPKVSLLGHSVGSILCFLYSGIFAQYVDMIIGLDLIITFTDARLVTNVLQVSLSRATTLMLHHMTPESQSTYTKEELVERLVANSYDSLSPKDCEYFLRRGMKRSKSKPGRFKLTSDPRVKMYSWISLSQENYHSLAKEITCPIIFISANIKRNIPNKEITAANEKTIVDFMKENMPNFKHHIVSGKHHVHLSDPERVSGIISDFILKHRGPKSKI